One window from the genome of Arcobacter sp. CECT 8986 encodes:
- the tgt gene encoding tRNA guanosine(34) transglycosylase Tgt: MQFKIDATQNKARACTIQTAHSTITTPVFMPVGTQATVKALDANDLLSMGAKIILGNTYHLYLRPGSKLIKKFGGLHGFSKFPNSFLTDSGGFQAFSLSDNSKPDENGIMFRSHIDGSKHYFTPQSVLDTQYDLGSDIMMILDDLVALPNTKERIKKSIERTTKWAKEAITYHKQQQEKGIGVNQNIFAIVQGGTDKEFRKMSAEQLAQLDGFDGYAIGGLSVGEPNVEMYETVEWTTQFLPENKPRYLMGVGTPEDLIENIHRGVDMFDCVMPTRNARNGTLFTSFGRVNIKKAAYKEDATPIDEECDCYTCKNFNKAYLNHLFRAGEITYFRLASIHNINYYLTLMRSAREAILEGKWNEFRKEFYEKRGVSID, translated from the coding sequence ATGCAATTTAAAATAGATGCAACACAAAATAAAGCTAGAGCTTGTACAATACAAACTGCACATAGTACAATTACGACACCTGTATTTATGCCAGTTGGAACTCAAGCTACTGTAAAAGCACTTGATGCAAATGATCTTTTAAGCATGGGTGCAAAAATTATACTAGGAAATACTTACCATTTATATTTAAGACCAGGTAGTAAACTTATCAAAAAGTTTGGTGGACTTCATGGTTTTTCAAAATTTCCAAACTCTTTTTTAACAGATAGTGGAGGATTTCAAGCTTTCTCTCTAAGTGATAATTCAAAACCAGATGAAAATGGAATAATGTTTAGGTCTCATATTGATGGAAGTAAACACTACTTTACACCACAAAGTGTACTTGATACACAGTATGATTTAGGTAGTGATATTATGATGATTTTAGATGATTTAGTAGCATTACCAAATACTAAAGAAAGAATCAAAAAATCTATTGAAAGAACTACTAAATGGGCCAAAGAAGCTATAACTTACCACAAACAACAACAAGAAAAAGGTATTGGAGTAAATCAAAATATTTTTGCTATTGTTCAAGGTGGGACAGATAAAGAGTTTAGAAAAATGAGTGCTGAGCAACTAGCACAATTAGATGGTTTTGATGGATATGCAATTGGGGGATTAAGTGTTGGTGAACCAAATGTAGAGATGTATGAAACAGTAGAGTGGACAACACAGTTTCTACCAGAGAATAAACCAAGATATTTAATGGGTGTAGGAACACCAGAAGATTTAATCGAAAATATTCATAGAGGTGTTGATATGTTCGATTGTGTTATGCCAACAAGAAATGCAAGAAATGGAACACTATTTACAAGCTTTGGAAGAGTAAATATCAAAAAAGCTGCTTATAAAGAAGATGCAACACCAATAGATGAAGAGTGTGATTGCTATACTTGTAAAAACTTTAATAAAGCATATTTAAATCACCTTTTTAGAGCTGGAGAAATTACTTATTTTAGATTAGCTTCAATTCATAATATTAACTATTACTTGACTTTAATGAGAAGTGCAAGAGAAGCTATACTTGAAGGTAAATGGAACGAATTTAGAAAAGAGTTTTATGAAAAAAGAGGCGTTAGTATAGACTAA
- a CDS encoding COG3400 family protein, translating to MKKILVILDGIVAKNLMQRIVETNTGENYYDIIYVNDAIVPEQKLSNFTFYKFDPTSKSKLAMVLDKNIHYEVLIVLNSKDDMLSVISNIKSHKHNLQMNILDYWNLELEDPYVNVYKGIEVLANGMVERLPNIPVIAQNIGLKHGEIMEIRIPFGSSYAYRYIGSIEQKDWRIFALYRNEKLQDLKPSSILKPNDIILVIGEPKVLMQVYSAIGKTRGQFPMPFGHNIYLYLDLFLMKKSRIEKAVYEAKHLNTKLKNTKLVIRITRPTTVGIMDMIKSKFKDDDNVIIETDYHNLGFRRIKKMDFKKFDIGMIMLTGEMFKIKEISTELMELKIPLFKLGREPVGATKNTLILLNDTNSYEQISPIVFDVSSQLKTKTKVFDIDPIGEEDKSKLLDHFENLSKIFSQKIEVVSCEKNPIRELRKEENILQILPLKKSMFHKRFSWSFLYTNSDLLSFDMAKYNQLLIPVIED from the coding sequence ATGAAAAAGATACTAGTTATATTAGATGGGATTGTTGCAAAGAACTTAATGCAAAGAATAGTTGAAACTAATACAGGTGAAAACTATTATGACATTATTTATGTAAATGATGCAATTGTTCCAGAACAAAAATTATCAAATTTTACATTTTATAAGTTTGACCCAACGTCAAAGTCGAAACTAGCAATGGTTTTAGATAAAAATATTCATTATGAAGTACTAATCGTACTTAATTCAAAAGATGATATGTTAAGTGTTATTAGTAATATAAAATCACATAAACATAACTTACAAATGAATATTTTAGATTATTGGAATTTAGAACTTGAAGACCCTTATGTTAATGTATATAAAGGAATTGAAGTTTTAGCAAATGGTATGGTTGAAAGACTTCCAAATATTCCAGTAATTGCACAAAATATTGGGCTAAAACATGGTGAGATTATGGAGATAAGAATACCTTTTGGTAGTTCTTATGCTTATAGATATATAGGTTCAATAGAGCAAAAAGATTGGAGAATCTTTGCTTTATATAGAAATGAAAAACTACAAGATTTAAAACCCTCATCAATTTTGAAACCAAATGATATTATTTTAGTTATTGGTGAACCAAAAGTATTGATGCAAGTATATAGTGCAATTGGTAAAACAAGAGGACAATTCCCTATGCCATTTGGTCATAATATATATTTATATTTAGACCTATTCTTGATGAAAAAATCAAGAATTGAAAAAGCTGTATATGAAGCAAAACATTTAAATACAAAACTAAAAAATACAAAACTAGTTATTAGAATTACTAGACCAACAACAGTTGGTATTATGGATATGATAAAAAGTAAATTCAAAGATGATGATAATGTAATTATAGAGACAGATTATCATAATTTAGGGTTTAGAAGAATAAAAAAAATGGACTTTAAAAAGTTTGATATTGGTATGATTATGCTAACTGGTGAAATGTTTAAAATAAAAGAGATTTCAACTGAGTTAATGGAACTTAAAATACCACTTTTTAAACTAGGAAGAGAACCAGTAGGTGCAACAAAAAATACACTTATTTTATTAAATGATACAAACTCATATGAACAAATATCTCCTATTGTTTTTGATGTATCAAGTCAATTAAAAACAAAAACAAAAGTTTTTGATATTGACCCAATTGGAGAAGAAGATAAATCTAAGTTATTAGATCACTTTGAAAATTTATCAAAAATATTTAGTCAAAAAATAGAAGTTGTATCTTGTGAAAAAAATCCAATTAGAGAGTTAAGAAAAGAGGAAAATATTTTACAAATATTACCATTGAAAAAAAGTATGTTCCATAAAAGATTCTCATGGAGCTTTTTATATACTAACTCTGATTTGCTATCATTTGATATGGCAAAATACAATCAATTATTAATACCTGTTATAGAAGATTAA